The Gemmatimonadaceae bacterium sequence GCCGCGCGGACACGCCCATCGAGACGGGTCCAGCACGCACACAGTCGAGCTGACGCCACACACCTTTCGCCGTTTCCACGGGCGCCGCAAAAATCCCCGACGGTTCAGCGCGCTTGTGCCGCACATCTTGCATACGCGTGCCGCGGCTTCTCCAGTCGCGATGGTGCACTGTGTCATCAAGCGTGTCGTGCCGGATGCGGCGTATGGCAACGCCCATCCGTGCCAACAGCATCCTTGTTCTTGCCGTGATAGCGGCGTTCGCAGCGGGATGCTCAGACAATAATTCGCCGACTGGCGCCGGTGTGGCGCCCGAGATCGGAACTCCCGCTGTCAGTGAGCCCGATAGTGCGGGCCCTGCGATTATCATCGCCGTCGGCACGCAGGGCGCCGATTCCGCGCGCGTCGTGGCAGCGAGTGCGTCCGGCGGTTTGCGCGTGACAACGGACTACGTTCGCGTGGTGAATGACACCGCGCACCTGGTGCTCGGTGGACTTCACCCTGGCGTTTCGTACAAGTGGCACGTGCAGGCGGTGGGCGCGGGCGGAGCGCGCTCCGGGCAGAGCCTAACGCTCGTGGCCGACTCGCTGCCGGCAACGATCCGCAGCGCGCAGATCGTGACGACCGCCGGTAAGGCGCCGACTGTGCCGTACATCGCCACGGAGCTCGCCGTCGACAGCACGAAGTACGAAGTGATTTTCGACAGCACGGGCACGCTGGTGTGGTATCGCGTGATGGCTCGGCCGTCGAGCGACGGCGATTTCGAGATGCAGTCCACCGGCGTATTCACGGCCTTCCAGGGCACGACGTTCGGATGGCAGCCCGTTCCGGGCGCCTGGGTCTCATTCGGCCTCGACGGCGTCGCCCAACACACCTGGGCGGCGCCGGCCAGTTCCTATACCGATCAACATGAATTCCGCTTGCGCGTGGAGGGCGGCGATACGGTCGCGTACTTCTCCGTGTACGACATCGTCCCGATGGACATGACCGCGCATTGCGGAACGTCCGCCCAACCGACGGCGGTGCACCGGATCGTGCGGGCCGGTGCCGGCGGCGTCCGCACGATCTTCGACGCGACCAGCCGTTTCACGATCGCCGACTGGATCTCGCCGCCGTTATGCGGGTTGGGCGACTTCGACCATCCCAATGCCTTCGACTTCGACGGGGACAACACCATGATCGTGAGCTGGCGCAATTTCGGCGCGCTCACGGCGATCGACGCAACGACGGGGCACGTGCTCTGGCAGTTGGGCGGCGCCCAGTCGACGCTCGCGCTCTCCGGCGACGCGTTGGGCGGCACCGGCGGCCAGCACTCGGTGCGCGTCTCGTCTCCCGGCACCGTGCTGGTCTACGACAACGGGACCAGCCATTCGCCGCCGCAGAGTCGCATGGTGGAATACGCCATCGACACGGCGCACGGCCTTGCCCGCCTCACGCGGCAGTACCTGCACCCCGACGGGGGCCTCTACACGACCTTCATGGGTTCGGTGAGCCCGTTGAAGAACGGCGGCGTGCTCATCGGGTGGAGCACGGCGGCGACGATTACGGAGATCGACAAGAACAGCACACTGGTCTGGGAGGGCGTGCTCAAGTTAGACGGTCAATCCCAGCAGTTCTATCGCGCGGTTCCGATCGGGTCGCTGTACCACTATCGACAGCCCTGACGCCACGGGCGTATCATCTCCGGCACACTCCGTCGCCGCCGCGCGCGACGGTGGCACCGTCACGACTCCGGGGACCATGCCGCACTCGACCGTACAGATCATCACGCAGGACGGCTCCTGCCCAACGCACGTGTTCACGCCCGCCGGCGACGGCCCGTGGCCGGGCGCAATCCTGTTCATGGATGGCATCGGGATCCGGCCTGCGCTCTTCGAGATGGCGGAGCGTCTTGCGTCCGCCGGCTACTACGTCGCGATGCCGGACCTCTTCTACCGCATCGGCCCGACCAGTTACGATGCGAAGAAAGCGTTCACCGACCCGGCCCAACGCAACGATCTGATGACTCGCGCACTGCCATCGGCGAGCATCGCGAACGTGATGCGCGACACGAACGCATTCCTGACGCACCTGGAGGGCGAGCCGCATGTGCGCGGCTCGGCGTTCGGGGTCACGGGCTACTGCATGGGTGGGCGGCTGGCGTTGTCGGCGGCCGGTACGTATCCGGAGCGATTCGCCGCTGCCGCGTCGTATCACGGCTCGAGCCTGGCGACGGATGCGCCCGACAGTCCGCATCTGCTCGCGCCGCGAATGCGGGCGTGGATCTACGTGGCCGGCGCGATCGAGGATCGGAACTTCGATGATGCGCAGAAGCAGCGGCTCGATGACGCGCTCACTCGGGCCGGCGTCCGGCACACCGTCGAGACGTACAACGCGCGCCACGGTTGGGTGCCGTCCGACACCCCGGTGCACGATCCGGTGGAGACGGAACACCACTGGCGCACGCTGCTGGATCTCTTTGCGCGCACCCTCTTCTGACACGACACCGGCGGGCCGGCGAGCGGTCAGTCCGAGCGAAGCGCCTGCGCCGGGTCGATCGATGTGGCGCGGTGCGCCGGCAGATACGCCGCGGCCATGGCCACGATGCACAGGACCGCGCAGGCGGCGCCTAACGACAGCGGGTCGCTCGCCGAGATCTGGAAGAGCAGCGCGGTGATGAGCTTGGCGCTGAGGAGCGTTACCGTTAGGCCCGCGCCGAGGCCGAGCGCGGCAATGATCGACGCACGGGTGATCACGTCGCGTCGCACGCGTTCCGGCGTGGCGCCGAGCGCGATGCGGATGCCCAACTCGCGTGTCTGGTCGCGGACCATCGAGGTCATCACGCCGAAGAGGCCGATGGCCGCCAGCAGCAGGGCGACCAGGCTGAAGCCGGACATGAGGAGCGTGTCGACGCGCGGCTGGGCGAGCGGCCGGTCGAGAATCTCATCCATCGTGCGCGGGGCATTGAGCGCGAGCGAAGGATCCACGTCGCGTACGGTGCTGCGCAGCGCCGGGAGCAGCGAGCCTAACGGAACGCTGCTGCGGATCGCGACGTAGCCTTGCCAGTACGATTGCAACGACGGCAGGTATACCATCGGCGACGCCTCGCGCAGCGTACGCAGATGCGTATCGCGCGCCACGCCCACTACCGTGCGCCACCCGTCTTCGCCGACGATGCCGCCCTTGCCGGGAACGCGGAGGCGTCTGCCGATCGGATTCTGCCCGGGCCACAACTTGCGGGCGGCGGACTCGTTGACGATGGCGACGAGCGCCGACGTGGCGCGATCATCCTCCGTGAATGCGCGGCCATGGTCGATGTGCACCCCGAACGTCTTGAAGAATTCGGCGCCGCCCATTTCGGTCGGAACGGCGGGGAACCGCGCGGTGTCGGTCATCGACGGATCGTCGGTCTGAAACCGGACTTGCCAGATGCCGTTGCCGAGCATCGGCGGCGCGATGATCGGTGTCGCGGCAGTGACACCCGGAATCTCGCGAATCCGGCGCACGACGGCGTCGCCCTCGGCCGTGAACTGCGTCATGTCGCCGAACCTGGCGGCGTTGAAGGCGTAGTCCAGTATCGACAGGTGCGCGCTCACGAAGCCGGTGTCCTGGCGCTCGAGCCGCTCGAGACTGCGCGCGAGCAATGCGGCGCCGCCTAACATGACCGTGGCGAGCGCGAGCTGGAATGCGACCAGCGTCTGGCGGGCCACGCGGCGGCGGCGCGTTTCGCGGCCGGAGCGCGCATCGGCGCGCAGGGACGCCGCGGTGCCGCGCGCCGCCAGGAGCGCGGGCGCGACGCCGAACAGCAGCACCGCCAGCGCAGACACGATGGCGGCGACGAGGATCGGTGTGGGCGCGAGCTGGATCTCATCGAGGCGGGGCAAGTCGGGCGGGGCGAACCGTCCTAACGCTGCGAGCAGAAACGCCGCCACGGCAAGCCCGGCCGCGCCGCCGGCAGCGGCGATGAGCACGGCCTCGACCACCAGTTGGCGAATGACGTCGGCCGGGGCGGCGCCGAGCGCGCGGCGGACGTCGAGCTCGTGGCTGCGCGACGATGCCCGGAGCAGCATGAGATTGCCGACGTTGAGGCAGGCGATGACGAGCAGCAGCGCGACGCCGCTGGTGAGGAGCAGCAGCGCCGGCCTGACGTCGCCCAACACGGTATCGGCGAAGGTGGCGGCGTGCGCGCCGGCGAACGCGAGCTGCGGCTCGAGGCGCCGCTCGATGCCCAGATATTCGGTGGCCGCGTCGGCGACGGATGCGCCGGGTCGCAGGCGGCCGACGGCGAACGCGGAGACGGTGGATTGCCAGCCGCTCCACATCGGTATCCAGTAGTCGACGTTCGCCGGGTAGTCGAAGCCGGCCGGCGCGATGCCGATGATGCGGTAGGTGATGTTGGCATACGGGTCGACGAGCCGCTTGCCTAACACTGCCGCGTCGCCGCCGAACGCCTGGTGCCACGCGCGCCAGCTCAACACGAGCGGCTCCGTGCGCGTCGAATCCGGCCCGGCGGGCGGCTCGTCATCACCCATATCGAGCAGGCGGCCGAGCGCCGGCCTAACGCCTAACACGGCAAAGAAGTTGCCGGTGACCATGCCGCGATTGAGGTCGATCAGCGTGCCGCCGTCGCGGAGCGGCGTCGGCGACGCCGGCCAGTGGGCGACGCCCGCGATGTCGCGCATGGTGCGCGAGCCGGCGCGGACCACGGACAGGTCCTTGGTGCCCGTCGTCAGATCGGTGTTGGGGTCGCTGCCGTACGTCCACAAGACCACCGCGCGGTCCTGTCGCTCCACCGGCAGGCGCTGAATGAGCACCGTCCGGAACACCGTGAACATGGCGACGGACATGCCGATGCCGAGTCCGAGGATTGCGACGGTGGTGGCGAAGAACCCCGGCGTGCGGTGGAACCCTCGCAGGGCAAAGCGGGCGTCGCGGCGCAGTCGGTCGAAGAGTCCCATGGTCACTCGCGGCGAGGGATCGGAACGGCGTCGTTGCAAGCTGTCGCGGCCCGCGCAGCGCGGCAAGAGGGGCGGTGTGCAGCGCGGCGGAGGCTGCGCCGCGCGCGCCAAATAGACAAGGAACTTGTACAAGAGACTTGTGCAGTCAGATATATTGCGGCATGCCGGCGTCCCGCCCTTCCGATCCGATGGCCGTTCGCCTCGCCGTCGTCATCAAGCGCCTGCGGGACCGTCTCCGCGAGACCCGTCCGGACCGCGCCAAGCAGCTGCCGATCTCCCATCTCGCCATCCTCAAGCGGCTGCGTGATGGCGGCCCCGCCACCGCCTCCGCGCTCGCGACTGCCGAGCACGTGAGCCAGCAAGCCATTGCCCAACACGTCGCGGCGCTCGTGCGCGCCGGGCTCGTGCAAACGCGAGAGGATCCTTCCGATGCGCGCAAGCGCGTCATTTCTGTCACGCGCGCCGGGCATCGCCTGTTCGCGTCGGCCGCCGACTCCCGGCATGCATGGCTCACCGAGATCATCGACGCCGAGCTCGGCGCCTCGCACCGGCCGGCGCTCGAACGGGCGATCACGCTGCTGGAGCGACTCGCGGCGGCTGACGATTCGACGATCGCCGCGCGAGGCGCGCGCCGCGGATGAGCGACCCGATCCCGGATCTCGAAACGCCGACCATCGTTGGGCGCGCCGGCGAGCTGGCGCGCACGACCTTCCTCTCGCTGCGCAATCGGAACTTCCGCCTGTACTTCATCGGCCAGATGATCTCCAACACGGGGAACTGGCTGACCAACATCGCCCTCACGCTGCTCATCCTGCACCTCACGCGCAGCGGACTCGACGTCGGGTTGCTCGCCGCCTGCCAGTACGGGCCGATGCTGTTCCTCTCGGCGTGGGGCGGCGCGATTGCCGATCGCGTGGACAAGCGGCGAATGCTATTGGTGACGCAGAGCCTCGAGATGGCGCAATCGACGAGCCTCGCGATCCTGGCATTCATGCCGCATCCGCCGGTGCTCGGCCTGTATGCGTTGGCGCTGGCGGGCGGCACGTTTCTCTCGCTCGACAATCCGCTGCGCCGGTCGTTCGTGAGCGAGATGGTCCGGCCGGAGGACCTGCCTAACGCGGTCGTGCTCTACAGCACCGTCGTCAACGGGTCGCGGATCTTCGGGCCGGCGCTGGCCGGCCTGCTGATCGTGACGATGGGCTACGGCTGGTGCTTCACCGTGGATGCGGCGTCGTACATTGCGGTGCTCGTGTGTCTAGTGAAGATGCGAGAAGACGAGTTGTACCGCACGCCGCGCGGGCGGGTCGGGAAGGGCGCCGTCCGCGAGGGTCTGCGCTACGTGTTCGACACGCCGATTTTGTGGATCAGCTTCGCGATGCTCGCCGTGATCGGCACGCTCTCGTACAACTTCAGCGTCACGCTGCCGATCTTCGTGACGCGCGTGCTGCACGGGTCGGATGAGACCTACACGCTACTCTACTCGGTGTTCAGCGTCGGTGCCGTGGTCTGCTCGCTGTTCATCGCGCATCGCGGATTCGTACGCCTGAGGGACCTCGTGGTGGGCGCCGCTGCGTTAGGCGTGACGATCCTGGCGTTGGCGGCGACGTCGTCCGTCGCGCTGGCGTTGGTGTTGATCTTCGCCGTAGGCATGGCGAGCATCGCCTACATGACGGCGACGACGACCATCGTACAGGTCGAATCGCGCCAGGACATGCACGGACGGGTGTTGGCGTTGCAGGCCGTGCTGATCATCGGGCCGACGGCCGTGGGCGGTCCGCTGCTCGGGTGGTTGGCCGACCTGTTAGGCGGACGCGCGCCGCTCATCCTCGGCGGTATCGCGGCGATCATCGCGGCGGGCATCGGCTATGCCGCGAGCCCTCGCCGGGCTCGCCTTACGCGGGAAGCGCGGTGACGAAGCGCAATGGCATGACGCGCCTGATGATCTCGAAGTCGCGCGCATTTGCCGTGATGAGCGTCGCGCCACGTTCGCGACAGGTTGCCGCGATCAAAAGATCGTTCTGAAACGAGGCGGTGGCGAGGCTCGCCTCGTATCGCTTTCCGCTCCGCAATCGCCGGCGCGCGTCCGCGGTGATGCGCCACGTCGACTCGCCGGGCACGAGCACGCGTTCTCGCGTTCGAAACGGTCGCACGAGCCAACGTTCCCAGGCAGCGGCGTGCTCGGCGCCGCGTGCACCGACTGTCACCTCGTACACGACGATGGCGCTCAGCCACAGCGACTTGAGTTGTCGCTGCTGAAAGTCAGCGAGCGCCAGTCCGAACGCGGGCTCGTTCAACGCCCGGATGTACAGGTTGGTGTCGAGAAGGTACACCTGTGGCGCGTAGGCTTGGTCAGCGGAATGGAGCCCCGATGCTCAGCGTCGCCGGGCGCGCTCGCGGCCGATATGGAAGCCGGAGAAGTCGAGCGCGTTGGGCTCGTCGAACACGTACTGAAAGCCGCCGCGGCCGAACATTGCGTCAGCGCCGGCTCGCACCTCGCGCTCGAGGGCCAACACGTCCAAGGCGATGTCCATCGCACTTGCGATTGCGTCGCGTTCGGTTTTCGCGCCGAGCGCGATGCGCAACTGATCGAGACGGTGCTGATCGAGGTCGAAATTCTTACGGCGCACCATGACTGCGGTCTCCGGGACGCGTGCCGTTTCGGCCGCGGGCGTGGCGGGGTATCGCTTCGTGCGAGCGCGTCCAGCTCCCGGTGTCGTTCCACGCTTCTTGCGAGCGGCCATGGATACCTCAGGATTGATACATAGGATGTGTAGAGAATATATACACGATGCGTATCGTAGGAAGAGGGAGGGACCGCGACCCGGCACGCCTTCGGGGCGTTGAGGCGCCATTCGTCTATGGCCGAGCCCACCTTGACCAGTCGCGTGCCGATCGTGAGACGTGAGGCATGCGTATTGCTCGCCGATGTCACCCGGCCCGCCGTGGATGGACCGCGGTGGGCGCGATGCGTTAGGAGGCGTTGCATGTACGCTGTCGTTCGCGAAACGACCTATCCTTCACACACGGCGCTCGGCGATCGGCCGGAGTTCAAGGCGTTCCAGGACGCACACAGTGCGCAGCCCGGCTATCGCGGCACCGTCGTCACCCACATCGGCAACGGTCGCTACGTCACGGTGACGTTGTGGGAGAAGGCGGAAGACATGCATGCGGCCCGAGAGGCGATCGGACCCGTGGTCGAGCAACTCATCGAGCCGATCATGAGCGCACCGTCGCGTCTCATCGGCACGGGCGAGGTGGCCTTCATGGACATCGGCGCCGACAACGGTAAGGCGGGTTAGGCGATCGCATTGGGCGGTGGCGCGGGCCATCATCGCCGTAATACTATAGTAGGAACAGACGTTCCCCTGACTTCTTGTCGTATAACCG is a genomic window containing:
- a CDS encoding MFS transporter encodes the protein MSDPIPDLETPTIVGRAGELARTTFLSLRNRNFRLYFIGQMISNTGNWLTNIALTLLILHLTRSGLDVGLLAACQYGPMLFLSAWGGAIADRVDKRRMLLVTQSLEMAQSTSLAILAFMPHPPVLGLYALALAGGTFLSLDNPLRRSFVSEMVRPEDLPNAVVLYSTVVNGSRIFGPALAGLLIVTMGYGWCFTVDAASYIAVLVCLVKMREDELYRTPRGRVGKGAVREGLRYVFDTPILWISFAMLAVIGTLSYNFSVTLPIFVTRVLHGSDETYTLLYSVFSVGAVVCSLFIAHRGFVRLRDLVVGAAALGVTILALAATSSVALALVLIFAVGMASIAYMTATTTIVQVESRQDMHGRVLALQAVLIIGPTAVGGPLLGWLADLLGGRAPLILGGIAAIIAAGIGYAASPRRARLTREAR
- a CDS encoding MarR family transcriptional regulator, with the translated sequence MAVRLAVVIKRLRDRLRETRPDRAKQLPISHLAILKRLRDGGPATASALATAEHVSQQAIAQHVAALVRAGLVQTREDPSDARKRVISVTRAGHRLFASAADSRHAWLTEIIDAELGASHRPALERAITLLERLAAADDSTIAARGARRG
- a CDS encoding aryl-sulfate sulfotransferase, yielding MTTDYVRVVNDTAHLVLGGLHPGVSYKWHVQAVGAGGARSGQSLTLVADSLPATIRSAQIVTTAGKAPTVPYIATELAVDSTKYEVIFDSTGTLVWYRVMARPSSDGDFEMQSTGVFTAFQGTTFGWQPVPGAWVSFGLDGVAQHTWAAPASSYTDQHEFRLRVEGGDTVAYFSVYDIVPMDMTAHCGTSAQPTAVHRIVRAGAGGVRTIFDATSRFTIADWISPPLCGLGDFDHPNAFDFDGDNTMIVSWRNFGALTAIDATTGHVLWQLGGAQSTLALSGDALGGTGGQHSVRVSSPGTVLVYDNGTSHSPPQSRMVEYAIDTAHGLARLTRQYLHPDGGLYTTFMGSVSPLKNGGVLIGWSTAATITEIDKNSTLVWEGVLKLDGQSQQFYRAVPIGSLYHYRQP
- a CDS encoding type II toxin-antitoxin system VapC family toxin, translating into MYLLDTNLYIRALNEPAFGLALADFQQRQLKSLWLSAIVVYEVTVGARGAEHAAAWERWLVRPFRTRERVLVPGESTWRITADARRRLRSGKRYEASLATASFQNDLLIAATCRERGATLITANARDFEIIRRVMPLRFVTALPA
- a CDS encoding dienelactone hydrolase family protein; translation: MPHSTVQIITQDGSCPTHVFTPAGDGPWPGAILFMDGIGIRPALFEMAERLASAGYYVAMPDLFYRIGPTSYDAKKAFTDPAQRNDLMTRALPSASIANVMRDTNAFLTHLEGEPHVRGSAFGVTGYCMGGRLALSAAGTYPERFAAAASYHGSSLATDAPDSPHLLAPRMRAWIYVAGAIEDRNFDDAQKQRLDDALTRAGVRHTVETYNARHGWVPSDTPVHDPVETEHHWRTLLDLFARTLF
- a CDS encoding ADOP family duplicated permease, with the protein product MGLFDRLRRDARFALRGFHRTPGFFATTVAILGLGIGMSVAMFTVFRTVLIQRLPVERQDRAVVLWTYGSDPNTDLTTGTKDLSVVRAGSRTMRDIAGVAHWPASPTPLRDGGTLIDLNRGMVTGNFFAVLGVRPALGRLLDMGDDEPPAGPDSTRTEPLVLSWRAWHQAFGGDAAVLGKRLVDPYANITYRIIGIAPAGFDYPANVDYWIPMWSGWQSTVSAFAVGRLRPGASVADAATEYLGIERRLEPQLAFAGAHAATFADTVLGDVRPALLLLTSGVALLLVIACLNVGNLMLLRASSRSHELDVRRALGAAPADVIRQLVVEAVLIAAAGGAAGLAVAAFLLAALGRFAPPDLPRLDEIQLAPTPILVAAIVSALAVLLFGVAPALLAARGTAASLRADARSGRETRRRRVARQTLVAFQLALATVMLGGAALLARSLERLERQDTGFVSAHLSILDYAFNAARFGDMTQFTAEGDAVVRRIREIPGVTAATPIIAPPMLGNGIWQVRFQTDDPSMTDTARFPAVPTEMGGAEFFKTFGVHIDHGRAFTEDDRATSALVAIVNESAARKLWPGQNPIGRRLRVPGKGGIVGEDGWRTVVGVARDTHLRTLREASPMVYLPSLQSYWQGYVAIRSSVPLGSLLPALRSTVRDVDPSLALNAPRTMDEILDRPLAQPRVDTLLMSGFSLVALLLAAIGLFGVMTSMVRDQTRELGIRIALGATPERVRRDVITRASIIAALGLGAGLTVTLLSAKLITALLFQISASDPLSLGAACAVLCIVAMAAAYLPAHRATSIDPAQALRSD